From the genome of Nicotiana tabacum cultivar K326 chromosome 17, ASM71507v2, whole genome shotgun sequence:
ACTTAGAAGGAACCTATGGAAGGAGATAATGGACATCCACAACCACACTCGAGGTCCATGGGCTGTGAAGGGTGATTTCAATAGTGTCCTGCACAAGGAAGACAGGGTAGGCAGTCCGGTGACAGTGGCTGAAATAAGAGATTCCAGGCAATGCTATGATTTATGCTACTTCCAAGAGCTGAAATCAGCCGGTGCCTATTATACCTGGAACAACAAGCAAAGTGGAGTAGACAGAGTACTTagaaaaatagacagaatattgGCAAACATAGGTTGGTTATCACAACTGCCAACTTCTATGGTTAACTATATGACTGAGGGCTTGTTTGACCACAGCCCAGCTATGATTAATTGGGAGAATGAAAACCAGAGGATCAATAGGCCATTCAAGTACTTCAACATATGGAGTATGGATCCTGAATTTAAAAATAAAGTGGGGGATAGATGGATTATTAAAATCAGAGGAACCAAAATGTATCAACTAGTGGGGAAACTGAATAGGCTAAAGAGAGTTCTCAAAcacctgaacataaataaatttagtGACATCGAATTGAAAGTAGAACAAGTTAAGGAAGAACTAGAGGAGTGTCAAAAGCAGATTCAACAAAATCCCATCAATTATAATCTCATTGATAAGGATAAGGAATTGGCAAATAAGTATAGTAGATTAAAGAAAGCAAGTGACCAGTTCTTAAGACAAAAAAGTAAAGTAAAGTGGTTGAAACAAGGGGATCAGAACAACAGATACTTTCACATGTATATGAAGGCTTAACGGAATGCCAACAAAATTCTCTCAATAAAGGACTCTAAAGGCAGTATGGTTACTAACATGGAGGGGATAGCAGGGGCTTTTGTGGATTTTTATACAGAGTTGTTAGGGTCCACTAAAGAAGATAGAACACATATATGCAGCAATCTGGTGAGAAAAGGCACAATAGTGACAGAGGAACATGTTAATTGAAGAATTCACTGAGAAAAAGGTAAAGCAAGCATTGTGGCAAATCGAGGGAGAAAAAGCTCCAAGTCCTGATGGATATGGTAGTAAATTCTTTAAAGATAGCTGGAATATAATCAGTAAAGACCTTAAAGAGGAAGTACTAGAATTCTTCACATCATGGAAGATGCTAAAGGTAATAAACAACACAGTAATCACAGTAATTCCTAAGTGCAGCCATGCAGAAGTAGTTGGGGACTATAGACCCATTTCTTGCTGCAACACAGTGTATAAGTCGATATACAAAATGCTTTGTAATAGGCTTAAAATCATCCTGCCAGACATAATTTCTGAAAATCAGAGTGCCTTTGTAGCTAGAAGAACAATCATGCAGAACATATTGATTTGACAAGACCTAGTTAGGTTATAAAATAGGAAAGCAGCAACCAAGAGCTGCTTGATTAAAATAGATCTTAAGAAGGACTATGACTCCATAGAATGACACTTTGTGGAAGAAATATTACATGCACTCAATTTCCCTATGAAGTTCATAAGGTGGGTTATGGAATGCATATCAACTCCTCAGTATACTGtggctataaatagagggttATATTGGAGCATAAAAGGAAAGAGAGGCCTGAGACAAGGGGACCCCATATCCCCTCTACTGTTTGTAATATATATTGAATATTTCACCAGAATAATGATGCTAGTGGCACTACATGAGAGATTTGGTTATCATACCAAATGTAGAAGTTTACAGCTTAATCATTTATGTTTTGCAGATGATGTGCTCTTTTTTTGCAAAGGAGAGTTCCACTCTGTGATGCTGATGTTGAGAGGTCTTCAGTCATTTTCCAGCTCTTCGGGGGCTAACAACCAATGCAGGAAAGTCTAACATATTTGCTGTGAATATGGTGGCACATGAGATAGAGGATTTGTGTGAAGTAACAGGATACAGCAGAGGCGGACTCCCATTCAAGTACTTATGTGTTCCAATATCATCTAAGAAACTATCAAAAATGGACTGTCAAGTGCTAGTGGAAAAATTAACTACCAGAATAAGGAGTTGGGTTCAAAGAACTTAACCTATGCTGGGAGAGTGCAAATGATCGATGCAGCGTTGATGCATATCCACACATATTGGGCATCGATTTTCATACTCCCCAAAGCAGTACTCAAAAGTATTACAGCAATATGTCGCAATTATCTCTGGGTTGGTAAGGTGAAAACAAACAGGGTACCACTAGTGGCCTGGGACCTCGTTTGTCGACCAAAACAAGAGGGGATTAGGATAAAGGATTGTGTGGTATGGAATGAGGCAGCCATAGGGAAGTATATATGGGACATAACTTAAAAGATTGAATCTTTGTGGGTCAAATGGATCAACCACAACTACCTTAAAAATATAGATTGATGGTAATACAATGTACCAAAAGACAACAGTTGGTATTGGAAGAAAATATGCCACACAAGAGATAAATTTGCAGGGGGTTATACTCATGGAGGATGGCAATCATAGACAGGGAAATATACAATCCAAAAAGGTTACCCCTAGTTGAAGGGGAACCTCGACACATGCCAATGGGGAAGATGGGTATGGAACAAACAAAACATTCCAAAACACTGCTTCATTTGCTGGTTGACTATGCATAAGAAGCTTCTCACAAAGGATAGGCTAGCTCTCAGAGGAATCAGCTGGGATGGCCTATGTGTACTATGTGGAAATGCACCAGAATCTATTGAACATTTATTCTATGAGTGTCACTTCTCCAAGTTATGCATCACTGAAGTACTCTAATGGCTAAAGATAAGGATCACGAACTTTGAAGGATAGCACCTCTGGAAAAGAGTAGCCAGGAATAAAGGAGGTAAATTGAGCAGGGAGTTCTCATATGGAGTATTAGCATCAATGAATTATCACATATGGAAGAGGAGGAATGAAGCACTATAGCAGAGTTCAGTTCCTAGACCACATAGAGTATGTgatcaaatcaaagaagaatgtAGAGTTTGAGTGGCGGAGATAATCAGCAAACGGAAAAAAGGGACAAGGATAGGAGATGGCTGGAAGAAGTATATAGATAGATAGGAGATAGGCAGGACAAATACTTGTATAGAAATAAGATAACAAATAGACTTACTTGGACATACCTGAGTAAGTACGGGACTTTCTTTATATAGCTAGATGATAGAGTATTGTTTCCTCATTGTACTTTGTTCTaatgatgaaaaaaaaaattattccaccaaaaaacaaaattgggaaatttatatagatatattataatataaacCTATTTACCTCCTTTATTTAGGTTCCTTCTTAATACATTGTATATCTATATTTACAATTTATGTACAAAAtcataaaaaggaagaaaaaatttaaaaatcccTTAAATTTTAGCCATTATCGGTTATTATCCACGATACTCACCCCCCATTTCAAATAACCCCTCCTACATTTccgattcttttccttttccaaagAATTTCAAGCCCAATCTTTCTCTTTCTTACTAATCACCCAAAATCTCTCTTTCTTTTTGATCCTTCTTCTTATATAACTCGCCCAACCCCATCCTTCTCTGTATTATTGATTTATAtggttttctttttaattatagaAATATTCCCAAATTTCTATCTCTTCACTAAAATCTTATGGATTTGAACTTCGATTTGCAGCTGCTCTCTTCACTGATAGGTAAAAAATCTGAATTATATGATAATTGTATCAGATTTATTTCAGAATTGTATCACGATTGTATCAAAATTTTATGTGACTTGTAGATGATATATCAATAACCAAAACAATACttgatacaatactaatacaattatAATAAAGTGTTATATTAGATTTTTAGTTTATAGTtatgattgaaacttgaagaagatgaagatcataaTTGTATCATAATATTTTAGAAATGCATCGCggttgtattataattgtatttgTATCATAATTGTTACATGAATTGTGTTACAAAtgtatgataattatatattcaTCGTATATTATTACGAGCAGTTGTGAGTTTGAGACCAATTTCACAGTTTGTATCACAAatatatgataattgtatattaatttattagtattgtatcGGGTATTATTTTGGGCATTAATGTACCAGATACAAGTTAGGTACAGTTGTGTACAAGTATGATACAATTAAGTTTTAGACATTGATGTATTAGATACAACTCAAATACAATAATGATACAATTATCGTACAATTCGTGCAACTTCTTCTTTtccgagtttcaatatgaaattttacctaaaaccaaCTCTATACTCGACTAATcttcctcaaaattgagatataaattcCAAAGGATATTTTCAATCATTTGCAAGAATACCCATTCCAAacaaatcacaaaatatgaatatcaaattcaaagcttcaaaacttcTTAATGGAATGACATTGAGAATAATTCTAGCAACAATCTAAATGTTTCATGTTCAGTGTTGTCTAGTCTCccagtgtcacgacccggaatttctaacctcgagaccgtgatggcgcctaacatctacttgctaggcaagccgactttattaaaataattctCCATTTTTTAACAATTAACACAGAGCAATGATATTTAACGATAAATAAACTTAGAATTTTAACACAGTGTTAATAGAAGTAACGCGATGCTAACTACTCCCAGAAATCTGAAGTCACAAGTACTTGAGCAACTAGAATACTACATATATGGTTTGAAATAAAGTACAACTATTTGAGACTAGATAAACAGTAAAATGGAGAAATAAGGAGACTCTAGGGCTGCGGAAGTCGTGCAGCTATACTTCAAGTCTCCAAATGTGGCTGAATTCGAGCAGACACCACTAGACGTCATTGGAATCAACACCAgtatctgcataagaagtgcaaaagtgtagcatgagtacaatcgATCCaatatactctgtaagtgtcgagcataacctcgatgaggtagtaATGAGACTTTGACAAGACACCTACGTAAAatcctgtacagatatatatacataaagtaataaaaaaagtaggataattaaaatattaactaGGAGGGGACATGTAGAAAGGGGACGATAAGAACGGCAAGTAGAAAACCACCAACTAACCTTTCTCTAGAAAATAATAGTAACGCAACCAATTAAATAATCAACCAAAAGCAACTAAAGCAATGAAATcaataatggcacggcatcacctttcgtactTTTACTttgtcctcaccatgtaatatcatgaaagaaaatggtacggcatcacccttcgtgcttttactctcaacctcacataATATGAAGAATGATGATAAGCAAtcatatgcacggcatcaccattcgtacTTTAATCCTCACAACCTCTCAATAGATGATAATGAATGCAAATAAGGAACGACAACACCATTCGTATTTTTTTACTCTTTCTCACCAAGCAACAATACAAATACGAGTTAGCAATGCAAGGCAGGAAGCAATTTCACTTCAATTATAGTGCCATGATAACAAACTCAActtttaaaattcccaacacctttaaaataaacaataaatacgaGGCGAATAAttaaagaagtaataatctaacctaagcatggaAAACATAGTCAATGAAATAACCTAGTacaaagaaataatttccacctgcatgctttaacccaatgacaatacatatgtactcgtcacctcacatatacattatCCCACACACATAatacacgtagcaaatagaccaa
Proteins encoded in this window:
- the LOC107759612 gene encoding uncharacterized protein LOC107759612, whose product is MVYAYNDMALRRNLWKEIMDIHNHTRGPWAVKGDFNSVLHKEDRVGSPVTVAEIRDSRQCYDLCYFQELKSAGAYYTWNNKQSGVDRVLRKIDRILANIGWLSQLPTSMVNYMTEGLFDHSPAMINWENENQRINRPFKYFNIWSMDPEFKNKVGDRWIIKIRGTKMYQLVGKLNRLKRVLKHLNINKFSDIELKVEQVKEELEECQKQIQQNPINYNLIDKDKELANKYSRLKKASDQFLRQKSKVKWLKQGDQNNRYFHMYMKA